The following proteins come from a genomic window of Alicyclobacillus dauci:
- a CDS encoding sigma-70 family RNA polymerase sigma factor codes for MPFQAYQTWDKQMVNERIEAHLPLVYSLASSLAGRAGAVGLEMGDLVHTGVLGLYTASSAYDERRGSTFGSFAKPFVRGAMLDEIARYKHEPRAVRDKYRKIREAEDKLIHTLMREPTDVELAEVVGIETKTLSSWLVDIGMREQESLEGLVARDALPNTDQDITRQPELSFLERESKEQLVEALGQLNLREQQLLYLYYQEELTLKEIGYVLELSESQVSRTHKKLLARLQEIIMAES; via the coding sequence CGAGCGGATCGAGGCCCATCTACCGTTGGTGTACAGTTTAGCATCCAGCCTAGCAGGACGGGCCGGAGCCGTCGGATTGGAAATGGGTGATCTGGTTCACACGGGTGTCCTTGGACTGTACACAGCCTCATCAGCCTATGATGAGCGGCGGGGCAGTACGTTTGGATCATTCGCAAAGCCGTTCGTTCGCGGTGCAATGTTGGACGAGATCGCGCGCTACAAACATGAGCCGCGGGCTGTTCGCGACAAGTATCGCAAGATTCGCGAAGCAGAGGACAAGCTGATCCACACGCTGATGCGTGAGCCGACGGATGTTGAGTTGGCGGAGGTTGTAGGTATAGAAACAAAGACCCTCTCCAGTTGGCTTGTCGACATCGGGATGCGGGAACAAGAATCACTTGAAGGTTTAGTTGCCAGAGACGCGTTGCCAAACACTGACCAAGACATCACCCGCCAGCCTGAACTTAGCTTTCTTGAACGCGAGTCGAAAGAACAACTCGTAGAAGCCTTGGGTCAATTGAATCTTCGTGAGCAGCAACTACTATATCTATACTACCAGGAAGAGCTAACGCTCAAAGAGATTGGGTACGTGCTCGAGTTAAGTGAGTCCCAAGTCTCAAGGACGCATAAAAAGTTACTTGCTCGGCTTCAGGAAATAATTATGGCAGAATCTTAA
- the flgN gene encoding flagellar export chaperone FlgN yields the protein MQATARHLLDVLKETLSHQERIRDLMVKHKQLLIDGKDLDALAVIKEIEEHSQVVVECERDRQAAVVEIAQNSEIEPDSLTVHNLLELPQLLSVREELTTTTTQLRKVLQEIILLRDEVEVLAQHAKAYSDMMLAAFHTAVSKPSNYGGSKSINAAFLSIRT from the coding sequence ATGCAGGCGACTGCGCGGCATCTTCTTGACGTACTGAAAGAAACCTTGAGTCACCAAGAACGCATTCGTGACTTGATGGTGAAGCATAAACAGTTACTCATTGACGGGAAGGACTTGGATGCGCTGGCGGTGATTAAGGAGATTGAGGAGCACTCGCAGGTAGTGGTTGAGTGCGAGCGGGACAGGCAGGCGGCGGTTGTGGAGATTGCTCAGAATTCCGAAATTGAGCCGGATTCCCTTACGGTGCACAATCTCTTAGAACTGCCCCAACTTCTTTCCGTACGTGAAGAACTGACAACGACGACAACCCAGCTTCGTAAGGTTCTTCAAGAGATTATTCTACTTCGCGATGAGGTTGAAGTGCTTGCACAGCATGCAAAAGCCTACTCGGACATGATGCTGGCTGCGTTTCATACGGCTGTGTCAAAACCGAGCAATTACGGTGGAAGTAAATCAATAAATGCGGCGTTTCTCAGCATTAGAACTTAA
- the flgK gene encoding flagellar hook-associated protein FlgK: protein MLGTWLGLQTSLRGLQTAQEGINTVSHNIDNANTPGYSRQVLDLSEAQAIDMPGLTSAMAGQVGQGVAVEQIQRMRSSFLDSQYRDQNASLGQANVEQSTLSQISGIIDEPSQTGISNAMQQFWQAWDTLGSGTNTDSLSVRAAVLNAGTQLTNVMNQTANQLTSLHSDLDAATTNDVTQVNSILSQVANLSNQIARVQETGNQPNDLMDQRDELLDQLSQYTSFTASTTTVTNGGVPVTTPVAPGTITYDQFTLKLTGDSGQITVIDGSQTDFTNAQPPRNLVGSLSAQTTVGAKPSTQVSITQGGVPVAQLAEPSGELAGYKQSLTDIQNYQDDLDNLAGALANKVNGLEPGGFFSGTTASNIAVQITNPSNVVAGIGPGDGSIALQISQLKDDNTNTFPDPSNNGGNMTGTMADYLTAVVGQLGLQGQTANNTVSVQQTLTQQVDSQRQSVSGVSIDEEMTNMISYQQAYNASAKVIQTINDMLSALMSEKQS from the coding sequence ATGTTAGGGACCTGGTTGGGATTACAAACTTCACTGCGTGGACTTCAGACTGCACAAGAAGGTATAAACACGGTCTCGCACAATATTGATAATGCCAATACGCCGGGATACTCACGTCAAGTCCTTGATTTGTCCGAAGCCCAGGCGATTGATATGCCAGGGCTGACGAGTGCCATGGCTGGACAGGTCGGACAAGGTGTTGCGGTAGAACAAATTCAACGTATGCGAAGTAGTTTCTTGGATTCGCAGTATCGGGATCAAAACGCGTCCTTGGGACAAGCGAATGTGGAACAGAGTACACTGAGTCAAATCTCGGGAATTATTGATGAACCTTCACAGACCGGTATTTCGAATGCGATGCAACAGTTTTGGCAGGCCTGGGATACACTTGGTAGTGGGACCAATACCGACTCGCTGAGTGTACGGGCCGCAGTGCTTAATGCTGGGACGCAATTGACTAATGTCATGAATCAAACAGCAAATCAGTTGACTTCGCTTCATTCGGACTTGGATGCTGCCACCACAAATGATGTAACACAGGTGAATAGCATTCTTTCGCAGGTCGCGAATTTGAGTAATCAGATTGCCCGGGTTCAGGAAACGGGAAACCAACCGAATGACCTGATGGATCAACGGGATGAGTTGTTAGATCAGTTGTCGCAATACACAAGTTTTACAGCGTCGACGACAACGGTGACAAATGGTGGCGTTCCGGTAACGACACCGGTGGCACCTGGTACCATTACCTATGACCAGTTCACTCTGAAGCTGACTGGTGATAGTGGCCAAATCACAGTGATTGATGGAAGTCAAACGGATTTCACCAATGCTCAGCCGCCACGCAACTTGGTTGGTAGTCTATCTGCGCAGACGACTGTTGGTGCCAAGCCTTCTACACAGGTAAGCATTACACAGGGTGGGGTGCCGGTAGCGCAATTGGCAGAACCGAGTGGTGAATTGGCTGGCTATAAACAATCATTAACAGACATTCAGAATTACCAGGATGACCTAGACAATCTCGCGGGCGCCTTGGCGAACAAAGTCAATGGACTTGAACCGGGTGGTTTTTTCAGTGGGACGACGGCATCGAACATTGCCGTACAAATCACCAATCCGAGTAATGTTGTAGCCGGTATAGGTCCGGGGGATGGTTCCATCGCGCTACAGATTAGTCAACTGAAGGATGACAACACAAATACCTTTCCGGATCCATCAAATAATGGCGGCAATATGACCGGTACGATGGCGGATTACCTTACGGCCGTTGTTGGGCAGTTGGGGCTTCAGGGGCAAACGGCCAATAACACGGTCAGTGTTCAGCAAACGTTAACTCAACAGGTGGATAGCCAACGCCAAAGTGTATCGGGTGTATCTATAGACGAGGAAATGACGAACATGATCAGCTATCAACAAGCGTACAACGCATCTGCAAAAGTGATTCAAACGATTAACGATATGTTGAGCGCCTTGATGTCTGAAAAGCAGTCGTAA
- the flgL gene encoding flagellar hook-associated protein FlgL, protein MRVTQGMVSSQVLFDIESNYQRLSTYQNEAATGKKINTPSDDPIGVQFAMKYQNQLAYYNQYQQNADQATSQLNYTDSTMSEAQTVMQRARDLAVQGANGTYTQSDMASMASEVSQLYQQLVSVGNSQYNGSYIFDVTSTTTPPYTSGTAQATTTGGGTVVYDVGDGVTLQASETGTNFFGVANAPNNAFQLLSDLQTYLQSGNSAQVQQTLSNFDSCMANMSAYQANIGALTQRAQMMSNRMSNLAQNVTTQLANTQDADMASVITQMNSALAVQQASLSVGAKAIVPTLVNFLN, encoded by the coding sequence TTGCGTGTCACGCAAGGGATGGTAAGTAGTCAAGTTTTATTTGATATTGAAAGCAACTATCAGCGGCTGAGTACATATCAAAATGAGGCCGCCACAGGTAAAAAAATCAACACACCGTCTGATGATCCCATTGGTGTTCAGTTTGCTATGAAGTATCAGAATCAGTTGGCATACTATAACCAGTATCAGCAGAATGCGGACCAAGCTACCTCGCAACTGAATTATACGGACTCCACCATGAGTGAAGCGCAGACTGTGATGCAACGAGCGCGGGACCTAGCTGTACAAGGTGCAAACGGTACGTACACGCAAAGTGATATGGCTTCAATGGCCTCTGAAGTGAGTCAACTTTACCAACAGTTGGTTAGTGTGGGGAACAGCCAGTATAATGGATCGTATATTTTTGACGTGACAAGTACGACAACTCCTCCATATACTTCGGGTACGGCTCAAGCTACTACGACTGGTGGAGGAACAGTCGTGTACGACGTTGGTGATGGCGTTACTCTACAAGCTTCGGAAACTGGCACCAATTTCTTCGGGGTTGCGAATGCCCCCAACAACGCTTTTCAACTTCTCTCTGATCTGCAAACATATTTACAGAGTGGCAATTCTGCACAAGTGCAACAGACGCTCAGTAACTTCGACAGTTGCATGGCCAATATGAGTGCCTACCAAGCCAATATTGGAGCTCTAACGCAACGAGCGCAAATGATGTCGAATCGCATGAGTAACTTGGCGCAAAACGTTACGACACAACTTGCGAATACGCAGGATGCCGATATGGCTTCAGTTATTACGCAGATGAACAGTGCCTTGGCGGTTCAGCAAGCTAGTCTATCTGTTGGTGCCAAGGCGATTGTTCCTACTCTTGTAAACTTTTTAAACTAA
- a CDS encoding flagellin N-terminal helical domain-containing protein — MSGLIINHNIMSMFSLSAMNTNQSALQSSMQKLSTGKQVNTAADDAAGFAISQKMQSQINGLNQASQNSQDGISMLQTADGALSQTQDILQRMRTLAMQASNGTNTTSDIADIGTEVTQLQSQIDSIAQQTAFNGQNLLNGNSTVTLQVGANAGESMVINFTTMNTTALTVDAANVTITDYASAQTALTNIDNAIQAVNTQLANFGAYENRLNYTVNNLSTSSNNLTSAQSGITDTNMASEMANFTKNNVLQQAAVSMLAQANQQPQLVLKLLG; from the coding sequence ATGAGTGGCTTAATCATTAACCACAACATTATGTCCATGTTTTCTCTGAGTGCTATGAATACCAACCAAAGCGCTCTGCAATCGTCGATGCAGAAGTTGTCCACTGGCAAGCAAGTGAACACTGCGGCGGACGATGCTGCTGGATTTGCAATTTCGCAAAAAATGCAATCGCAAATCAATGGACTGAATCAAGCATCACAAAATTCGCAAGACGGCATTTCAATGCTTCAAACTGCTGATGGGGCTTTGAGTCAGACGCAGGACATTCTCCAACGCATGCGTACGTTGGCTATGCAAGCATCGAACGGCACGAACACGACTAGTGATATAGCGGATATTGGTACAGAAGTCACTCAGCTCCAAAGTCAGATCGACTCTATCGCTCAGCAAACAGCTTTTAACGGGCAGAATCTGTTAAATGGCAATTCAACCGTAACGTTGCAGGTCGGTGCAAACGCCGGTGAAAGCATGGTGATTAATTTCACCACGATGAATACAACAGCGCTTACTGTCGATGCTGCTAATGTAACCATTACGGATTATGCTTCTGCGCAAACTGCCTTAACGAATATCGACAATGCGATTCAAGCGGTTAATACACAGTTGGCGAACTTCGGTGCATATGAAAATCGGTTGAACTACACGGTTAACAATTTGAGCACGTCTTCTAATAATTTGACGTCGGCTCAGTCGGGTATTACGGATACCAACATGGCGAGTGAAATGGCGAATTTTACAAAAAACAATGTGCTCCAACAGGCGGCTGTATCGATGTTGGCTCAAGCGAATCAACAACCTCAATTGGTTCTCAAACTCTTGGGTTGA
- the fliD gene encoding flagellar filament capping protein FliD: protein MTYIGTLSGQSGSSSGVSSSGAGFSGGISGLASGLNTDSMVQGLMEAAQVPLVQLLQQRQITQWKQESYQRVNNTLNDLSNSLSSLQLQSTFLQNTSTSTNSSLVTVTPASGAQTASYSVQVYQLATGATVSSAGSLTNPPASAQTYDNTAIAQLSTMSGTTDANPSTISSSFTVNGESFAFNPQTDTVNSVLAKINGDSKAGVTGFYDSNTGKVVLQTTGTGSTAKIQVSGDTSIFTGAFGLVTSSSMTSEAVTGSPGADNTPQLNVQGSMDIGGVQYTLTSTETLGALQQAIHANATTTGVDATIVNGNQLQLTGTGLFSGISVSDPTMHQDMGTVLGFTLDSAGQSSSVTAQNAYYSVNGYETSSQSNQAKLNGNTFNLMGTTAGTPVNVSVSTNVNAIVQTITDFVQQYNETLQYMQGQYNQVRNYDYQPLTSAQASQMTDQQVSEWNQKAQSGMLENDSLIGGIMTNIENVMDNQIVSGQPTSTVNGQTVTLNSMASIGITPISPITGLSSGSVAPGVTTSGFNSYGLLQINTAQLTAAIQADPTSVMNLFTNSGTGTPTNPSSDTGIGKLLYNAVSSSISQLQTQAGIGDKYDPTAPGSSTTSSNSSTDFSSLLSYTLIDPNADLTTLFSPDGSDISYLGQQISQFDQNALSMNSQLAMLQSRYQQEFSDMESSISQLQTMQTAISSMSSSLG from the coding sequence ATGACGTACATTGGAACCTTGTCGGGGCAAAGTGGCTCGAGTTCTGGGGTGAGCTCCTCTGGGGCGGGTTTTTCTGGTGGGATATCTGGTCTTGCATCGGGTCTAAATACAGATAGTATGGTTCAGGGGCTGATGGAAGCTGCGCAGGTTCCGCTGGTCCAATTATTGCAACAACGACAAATTACTCAATGGAAACAAGAATCGTATCAACGAGTCAATAATACCCTGAATGACTTATCGAATAGTTTGTCGTCGTTACAATTGCAGTCGACATTCCTACAAAACACGAGTACTTCGACGAACAGTTCCCTCGTAACCGTCACGCCTGCTTCGGGTGCACAGACAGCCTCGTACAGTGTGCAGGTATATCAATTGGCTACTGGTGCGACCGTATCTTCCGCTGGATCGTTGACTAATCCTCCTGCGTCCGCCCAGACGTACGATAATACCGCGATTGCACAGCTGTCGACCATGTCGGGAACAACTGATGCGAACCCAAGCACCATTAGCAGTTCGTTTACAGTTAATGGAGAATCGTTTGCGTTTAATCCCCAAACTGATACAGTTAACTCGGTCTTGGCTAAGATTAATGGGGATTCTAAAGCTGGAGTGACCGGCTTTTATGATAGCAACACGGGTAAAGTTGTCTTACAGACTACCGGAACTGGCAGTACCGCCAAAATTCAGGTTTCAGGCGATACATCAATCTTTACGGGTGCTTTTGGTTTAGTTACATCGTCAAGTATGACATCCGAAGCGGTGACAGGCAGTCCAGGAGCTGACAATACACCACAGTTGAATGTTCAAGGATCGATGGACATTGGTGGTGTTCAATACACCTTGACATCGACAGAAACACTCGGTGCACTACAGCAAGCCATTCATGCGAATGCTACGACCACGGGTGTAGATGCGACAATCGTTAATGGAAACCAACTTCAACTCACTGGAACGGGATTGTTCTCTGGAATCAGTGTTTCAGATCCGACCATGCATCAGGATATGGGAACCGTTCTTGGCTTTACCCTTGACTCGGCAGGTCAAAGTTCTTCAGTGACGGCACAAAACGCATACTACAGTGTGAACGGATACGAGACGTCAAGTCAGAGTAATCAGGCCAAGCTAAATGGTAATACTTTTAATTTGATGGGAACCACGGCTGGTACACCGGTTAATGTGTCTGTTTCGACGAATGTAAATGCGATTGTTCAAACCATCACGGATTTCGTTCAGCAGTATAATGAGACGCTCCAGTATATGCAGGGGCAATACAACCAGGTTCGAAATTATGACTACCAACCTCTGACGAGTGCACAGGCTTCACAGATGACTGATCAACAGGTATCTGAGTGGAATCAAAAGGCACAAAGTGGTATGTTGGAGAATGATAGTCTCATTGGTGGAATCATGACCAATATTGAAAATGTAATGGATAACCAAATCGTCAGTGGGCAACCGACTTCGACGGTGAATGGCCAGACAGTCACGCTTAATTCAATGGCATCGATAGGTATCACGCCAATCAGTCCGATCACAGGTCTGAGTAGTGGGTCCGTTGCTCCTGGGGTGACAACTAGCGGTTTTAATTCCTACGGGCTTTTGCAAATCAATACCGCGCAGTTAACCGCTGCAATTCAGGCAGATCCGACTTCGGTGATGAATTTATTTACAAATTCAGGAACGGGTACTCCGACTAACCCCAGTAGTGACACTGGGATTGGAAAACTCCTTTATAATGCAGTGAGCTCGAGTATCAGTCAACTTCAAACACAGGCGGGGATCGGAGATAAGTATGATCCAACGGCTCCAGGTTCTTCAACTACTTCATCTAACAGTAGTACGGATTTTAGTTCTTTACTAAGCTATACGCTGATAGATCCGAATGCGGACTTGACCACATTGTTTTCGCCTGATGGATCTGATATTAGTTATCTTGGGCAACAAATCAGCCAATTTGATCAGAATGCGCTGTCTATGAATAGTCAGTTAGCAATGTTACAAAGTCGATACCAACAGGAGTTTTCTGACATGGAGTCATCAATATCACAATTGCAAACTATGCAGACTGCTATTTCATCGATGTCTTCCTCTTTGGGCTGA
- the fliS gene encoding flagellar export chaperone FliS, with protein sequence MSFANRASSMYRNYSVQTASQPKLVVMLYDGWLSALSIAKQAIMDKKVELAHCQLTKAQSIVQLLSGTLDMQYEISKQLEALYDFFYRQLVQANIEKSTVIIDEQISIVKELRDGWDEAVKQLADPTIGGVV encoded by the coding sequence TTGTCATTCGCAAACCGTGCATCTTCAATGTACCGGAATTACTCAGTGCAAACGGCAAGTCAGCCGAAGTTGGTTGTGATGCTATACGACGGATGGCTATCTGCGCTTTCGATAGCGAAACAGGCGATTATGGACAAGAAAGTGGAGTTAGCGCATTGTCAACTAACGAAGGCTCAGAGTATAGTACAGTTGCTTAGTGGTACATTGGATATGCAATATGAAATATCGAAACAACTTGAAGCCTTGTATGATTTTTTCTACCGTCAACTTGTCCAGGCAAACATCGAAAAGAGTACTGTCATTATCGATGAACAAATTTCAATTGTCAAAGAATTGCGCGATGGTTGGGATGAAGCTGTGAAGCAACTAGCCGACCCAACTATCGGAGGGGTTGTCTAG
- a CDS encoding flagellar protein FlaG produces MTNQMFSGDIQNGASATLINLSNAPHQVALANGKSEVSIGVSDQEYVGPQGSSFQMMIDEWKRLSIQPNLKVEFAKDEPTNSIWMNLVDNATGQVVLKFPPEAVRLLKQHSQASGLVADFRT; encoded by the coding sequence ATGACAAATCAAATGTTTTCGGGTGATATACAAAATGGGGCTTCTGCGACTCTAATCAATTTGTCCAATGCACCTCATCAAGTTGCATTGGCAAACGGCAAATCTGAGGTGAGCATAGGGGTATCCGACCAAGAATATGTGGGGCCGCAAGGGTCTTCCTTCCAAATGATGATTGACGAGTGGAAGCGTCTTTCCATCCAACCGAATCTGAAGGTGGAATTTGCCAAGGACGAACCTACGAACTCCATCTGGATGAATCTCGTGGATAATGCAACGGGTCAGGTAGTATTGAAGTTTCCACCGGAAGCAGTCCGCCTCTTGAAACAGCACAGTCAGGCTAGTGGTCTTGTTGCGGACTTTCGAACTTAA
- a CDS encoding glycosyltransferase family 2 protein, with protein MQEQLNGLYNHGVDQPLVSIVILAYNKLEYTQLCISSILKFTSHINFELIAVNNGSSDGTKEYFDSLANVRVVHLQTNVGPSNGFNEGMKLARGKYTACVCNDFIFTPRWLDNLLCCIESNESIGFVSPGASNVSNYQSIIGSYTNIEEMLAFADQYNHSDPQKWEERVRLLPCVLLVRTSILKELGGYDARFYYGEFADDDISFRIRRSGYKIIYCRDTFTFHFGSVTTHEDHIQNNSLAVSRKIFIDKYGLDAWADAMFNDQLVRALVNLSSGSQARILGINTKCGGNPLQLKNYLRENGSDGIKITNYCLDQKYRMDLETVSDYVLDGQLSNLHKQLTGQEYNYIILEHDDNVFEQYPELLDQLSQLLDAQGQIALSLRTTRVDEELVNMTVGLLLNQGFQVNYLQFIKNALDGLDLMIVAKRGA; from the coding sequence GTGCAAGAACAACTCAATGGTCTCTATAATCACGGTGTGGATCAACCACTTGTAAGTATTGTTATTTTAGCGTACAACAAATTGGAATATACCCAGTTGTGTATTAGTTCAATTCTTAAGTTTACATCCCACATTAATTTTGAATTGATTGCGGTAAACAATGGTTCTTCCGATGGCACAAAAGAATATTTTGATTCGCTAGCCAATGTGAGGGTAGTTCACTTGCAGACGAATGTTGGGCCGTCGAATGGCTTTAACGAAGGGATGAAGCTAGCACGCGGAAAATATACAGCTTGTGTATGTAACGACTTTATATTTACACCTCGCTGGTTAGACAACTTACTTTGTTGTATCGAGTCGAATGAGTCTATTGGATTTGTCTCACCAGGTGCTAGTAATGTGAGCAACTATCAAAGCATCATCGGTTCTTACACCAACATTGAAGAAATGTTGGCCTTTGCTGATCAGTATAACCATTCTGATCCCCAAAAATGGGAAGAGAGAGTTCGGTTACTCCCATGTGTTCTATTAGTACGGACCAGCATCTTAAAAGAGCTTGGTGGGTATGATGCACGGTTTTATTATGGTGAGTTCGCGGATGATGATATCAGTTTTAGAATTCGTCGCAGCGGATACAAGATTATTTATTGTAGAGACACGTTTACATTTCACTTTGGATCGGTGACAACGCATGAGGATCACATTCAAAACAACTCTCTTGCGGTAAGTAGAAAAATATTTATAGACAAATATGGCCTTGATGCCTGGGCCGATGCAATGTTCAATGACCAATTGGTCCGAGCCTTAGTGAACTTGTCCTCAGGATCACAAGCGCGAATCCTCGGTATCAATACCAAGTGTGGAGGTAACCCGTTGCAGTTGAAGAACTACCTCCGAGAAAACGGTTCAGATGGGATTAAGATTACGAATTATTGCTTGGATCAGAAATACCGAATGGATTTAGAGACTGTTTCTGACTACGTCCTTGACGGCCAACTATCAAATCTACATAAACAGTTGACAGGTCAGGAATACAACTACATCATTCTCGAGCACGATGACAACGTCTTTGAGCAATATCCTGAACTGCTTGACCAGTTGAGTCAATTGTTGGATGCGCAAGGTCAAATCGCATTGAGCTTACGAACTACAAGGGTTGACGAAGAATTGGTGAATATGACAGTGGGTCTTTTACTCAATCAAGGTTTTCAGGTGAATTATCTTCAATTTATAAAGAATGCTTTAGACGGATTGGATCTTATGATTGTTGCAAAAAGGGGCGCTTGA
- the rfbF gene encoding glucose-1-phosphate cytidylyltransferase, with protein sequence MKAVILAGGLGTRLSEETVTKPKPMVEIGGNPILWHIMKIYSAHGINDFIICLGYKGYMIKEFFSNYFLHQSDVTFDLSRNSMEIHNNYSEPWKVTLVDTGTNSMTGGRLRRVQHYVGHETFCFTYGDGVSDVNISELIQFHKRQGTIATLTAVDPPGRYGALDIVGDTVTKFKEKPRGEDSWVNGGYFVLEPQVFDYLKDDSTVWELEPLNTLARERQLSSFKHSGFWLPMDTLRDRNRLEELWDSGEAPWKVWDK encoded by the coding sequence ATGAAGGCCGTAATACTTGCGGGTGGTTTAGGTACACGGTTAAGCGAAGAGACGGTTACAAAACCTAAACCAATGGTTGAAATAGGTGGAAATCCGATATTGTGGCATATTATGAAGATATATTCCGCTCATGGAATCAACGATTTTATTATATGTCTGGGATACAAGGGATACATGATTAAGGAGTTTTTTTCAAATTATTTTCTTCACCAGTCAGATGTAACTTTTGATCTATCCCGGAATAGTATGGAGATTCACAATAACTATAGCGAACCTTGGAAAGTAACATTAGTAGATACAGGAACCAACTCTATGACGGGCGGGAGGCTAAGGAGAGTACAGCATTACGTGGGTCATGAGACGTTCTGTTTTACCTATGGGGATGGGGTGAGTGACGTAAATATTTCGGAACTCATCCAATTTCACAAACGACAAGGAACCATCGCGACTTTGACTGCTGTGGATCCCCCTGGAAGGTACGGTGCACTCGACATCGTTGGCGACACTGTCACGAAATTTAAAGAAAAACCTCGCGGCGAAGACAGCTGGGTTAACGGAGGATATTTTGTATTAGAGCCACAAGTATTTGATTATCTAAAGGATGATTCTACTGTATGGGAATTGGAGCCCTTGAATACATTGGCACGAGAACGACAGCTGTCCAGTTTTAAACACAGTGGATTTTGGCTTCCGATGGATACTCTGAGAGACCGGAACCGACTTGAAGAACTTTGGGATTCTGGTGAGGCACCTTGGAAGGTGTGGGATAAATGA
- the rfbG gene encoding CDP-glucose 4,6-dehydratase, translating to MTFWSGKRVLITGHTGFKGSWLSLWLRHLGATVTGYSLDPPTETNLFSLAKVAERVTSIKGDIRDEQQLVALLKSFQPEIVFHMAAQSLVRKSYDDPIRTFDTNVMGTVHVLNALRVAECLKVVINVTSDKCYENKEWPWEYRENDPFGGYDPYSSSKACAEIVTAAFRRSFFSTKGVHLASVRAGNVIGGGDWAEDRLVPDIIRACIAQRQPTIRNPNSIRPWQHVLEPLEGYMILAEALWNLGEPYAEGWNFGPNDENVLTVREMTHSILELWGTGAGLSYNKAKQPHEANMLRLDSSKARLRLGWRPKLNLITTLEWTVDAYKRHYDGQDISAVVMEQIQAYENIRG from the coding sequence ATGACATTTTGGTCAGGGAAACGAGTATTGATTACCGGTCATACCGGTTTTAAAGGAAGCTGGCTGTCACTTTGGCTTAGACATCTAGGGGCGACTGTAACTGGGTACTCCCTGGATCCGCCCACGGAGACAAATCTATTTTCGCTTGCCAAAGTAGCTGAACGAGTTACGAGCATTAAGGGCGATATCCGGGACGAACAGCAACTGGTTGCTCTATTAAAGAGCTTCCAACCGGAAATTGTATTTCACATGGCTGCTCAATCATTGGTAAGAAAGTCATATGATGATCCCATTCGTACGTTCGATACGAATGTTATGGGAACTGTTCATGTACTGAACGCGCTTCGGGTTGCTGAATGTCTAAAAGTGGTCATTAATGTGACAAGCGATAAATGTTACGAAAACAAGGAATGGCCGTGGGAATATCGTGAAAATGATCCCTTTGGCGGTTATGATCCATACAGCAGCAGTAAAGCCTGCGCAGAGATCGTTACCGCCGCGTTTCGCAGATCATTTTTTTCGACAAAAGGAGTTCATTTGGCTAGTGTCCGTGCAGGCAACGTCATCGGGGGCGGTGATTGGGCGGAAGATCGGCTTGTGCCTGACATTATCCGGGCTTGTATCGCTCAACGACAACCCACTATTCGAAACCCTAACTCCATTCGTCCTTGGCAACACGTGCTTGAACCATTGGAGGGCTATATGATACTAGCGGAAGCTTTATGGAATTTGGGAGAGCCCTACGCAGAAGGTTGGAATTTTGGGCCTAATGATGAGAATGTGCTGACCGTTAGGGAAATGACGCACAGCATTTTGGAGTTGTGGGGAACGGGGGCCGGGTTGAGCTATAACAAGGCCAAACAACCTCATGAAGCAAACATGCTTCGCTTGGATTCCTCCAAAGCAAGATTGCGACTAGGGTGGAGGCCCAAGTTGAATCTAATAACGACGCTTGAATGGACCGTTGACGCTTACAAACGCCATTATGATGGACAAGACATATCCGCTGTGGTGATGGAGCAAATTCAAGCGTATGAGAATATAAGGGGTTAA